One Aerococcus urinaeequi DNA segment encodes these proteins:
- a CDS encoding replication-associated recombination protein A yields MPQNNPLAFRMRPRSIEEVVGQQHLVGEGKIIFRMVKAMQLSSMILYGPPGIGKTSIASAIAGSTKYAFRKLNAATDSKKDLQAVVEEAKFSGGIVLLLDEIHRLDKTKQDFLLPHLESGLITLIGATTENPFINTSPAIRSRAQIFQLEPLDEADIKTGLERALTDSDRGLGSFPVDIDDNAIDHFAHAAFGDLRSALNALELSVKSTDENADGRIHITLDIAEESMQMKSFSHDADGDMHYDVISAFQKSIRGSDVDAALLYAARLIEAGELTILCRRLLVIAYEDVGLANPQATERTVAAVQAANQLGLPEARIPLANAIIDLALSPKSNSAIEGIDAALADVRAGKSGIIPKHLKDAHYKGAEKLGHGNEYKFPHAYPNHWVAQQYLPDTLVGRRYYEAGDTGNYERALAENRRKREGK; encoded by the coding sequence ATGCCACAAAATAATCCCTTAGCCTTTCGCATGCGACCGCGGTCAATCGAAGAAGTTGTCGGCCAACAACATCTAGTTGGAGAAGGCAAAATCATTTTCCGAATGGTAAAAGCCATGCAATTATCATCCATGATTTTATATGGACCACCCGGTATTGGGAAGACATCGATTGCCTCAGCCATCGCTGGGTCTACTAAATATGCCTTTAGAAAATTAAATGCCGCTACAGACAGCAAGAAGGACTTACAGGCGGTAGTTGAGGAAGCTAAATTTTCTGGCGGTATCGTCTTATTACTAGACGAGATCCACCGGTTAGATAAAACAAAACAAGACTTTCTACTACCTCATTTGGAATCAGGCTTGATTACTTTAATTGGGGCTACAACTGAAAATCCCTTTATTAACACCAGTCCAGCCATCCGGTCTCGGGCTCAAATCTTTCAATTAGAACCACTGGATGAAGCAGATATTAAAACTGGTTTAGAACGGGCCTTAACCGATAGTGACCGCGGATTAGGCAGCTTTCCAGTTGATATTGATGACAATGCCATTGACCATTTCGCCCATGCAGCCTTTGGTGACTTGCGGTCGGCCTTAAATGCCCTAGAACTAAGCGTTAAATCAACAGACGAAAATGCGGATGGCCGTATCCATATTACTTTGGATATTGCGGAAGAAAGTATGCAGATGAAATCATTCTCCCACGACGCAGACGGAGACATGCATTACGATGTCATTTCAGCCTTTCAAAAATCTATTCGTGGAAGCGACGTAGACGCTGCCCTCCTATACGCAGCACGATTAATTGAAGCCGGTGAATTAACCATTTTATGTCGGAGATTATTAGTCATAGCCTACGAAGACGTTGGTTTGGCCAACCCGCAAGCAACCGAACGAACGGTTGCTGCAGTTCAAGCGGCCAACCAATTAGGCCTACCCGAAGCTCGGATTCCTTTAGCCAATGCCATTATCGATTTAGCCTTATCGCCTAAATCCAATTCAGCTATTGAAGGAATTGACGCCGCCCTTGCTGACGTGCGGGCTGGTAAATCTGGTATCATTCCAAAACACCTAAAAGATGCGCATTATAAAGGCGCTGAAAAATTAGGTCACGGCAATGAATATAAGTTTCCACATGCCTATCCTAACCACTGGGTAGCCCAACAATACCTGCCAGATACCCTAGTTGGTAGACGGTATTACGAAGCCGGAGACACTGGGAATTATGAACGGGCTTTAGCTGAAAACCGCCGTAAACGTGAAGGTAAGTAA
- a CDS encoding acetate/propionate family kinase: MSKVIAVNAGSSSLKFKIYEVPSEDVVASGQIDRIEIGNSNISIKYGEGQKFEDVKDIADHEVATEFLLNQLNTLNIITSYDEISGTGHRVVAGGEIFKESTLLDDEAIQKIDELAEFAPLHNGPEARAIRAFQKVLPGKPAVGIFDTSFHTTMPEVAYLYSIPLEYYEEFGARRYGAHGTSHRYVANRAAELMGKPIEDLKIITCHLGNGGSITAVDGGKSVDTSMGFTPLAGITMGTRSGDIDTSLVQFLMKKLNITDIDEMISILNNKSGLLGLSGVSSDMRDVEDAADNGDERSQTTLEIFYDRVRKYIGQYIAVMGGVDAVVFTAGIGENSGRTRAAIIDDHMAFFGMEIDETANDTRDEAKISSEDSKVAVYTIPTDEELVIVRDTVRLGNINE, translated from the coding sequence ATGTCTAAAGTAATTGCTGTAAACGCAGGTTCTTCTAGTTTAAAATTTAAAATTTACGAAGTGCCTAGCGAAGATGTTGTAGCGTCAGGTCAAATCGACCGTATTGAAATCGGTAACTCTAACATTTCTATCAAATATGGGGAAGGCCAAAAATTTGAGGATGTTAAAGATATAGCTGATCACGAAGTAGCTACTGAATTCTTGTTAAACCAATTAAACACTTTAAACATTATCACTAGCTATGATGAAATTTCAGGTACTGGCCACCGTGTGGTAGCTGGTGGAGAAATCTTTAAAGAGTCTACATTATTAGATGATGAAGCAATCCAAAAAATTGACGAATTAGCAGAATTTGCGCCTCTACATAATGGACCAGAAGCTCGTGCCATTCGTGCTTTCCAAAAAGTATTACCAGGTAAACCAGCTGTTGGAATTTTTGATACATCATTCCACACAACAATGCCTGAAGTAGCTTATTTATATTCTATTCCATTAGAGTACTACGAAGAGTTTGGTGCACGTCGTTATGGTGCACACGGTACTTCTCACAGATATGTAGCAAACCGTGCTGCTGAATTAATGGGTAAACCAATTGAAGATTTAAAAATTATTACTTGCCATTTAGGTAATGGTGGTTCAATTACTGCTGTAGATGGTGGAAAATCTGTTGATACTTCAATGGGCTTCACACCATTAGCAGGTATTACAATGGGGACACGTTCTGGTGATATTGATACATCTCTAGTTCAATTTTTAATGAAGAAATTGAATATTACTGATATTGATGAAATGATTTCTATCTTAAATAATAAATCTGGTTTATTAGGTTTATCTGGCGTATCTTCAGATATGCGTGATGTTGAAGATGCAGCAGATAATGGTGACGAACGTTCACAAACTACATTAGAAATCTTCTATGACCGAGTACGTAAATACATTGGTCAATATATTGCAGTAATGGGTGGCGTTGATGCAGTTGTATTTACAGCTGGTATCGGTGAAAACTCAGGTCGTACACGTGCAGCAATCATTGATGACCATATGGCATTCTTTGGTATGGAGATTGATGAAACAGCAAATGATACACGTGACGAGGCGAAAATTTCTAGCGAAGATTCAAAAGTTGCAGTTTACACTATCCCAACGGATGAAGAGTTAGTAATCGTTCGTGATACAGTACGTTTAGGTAACATTAACGAATAA
- a CDS encoding M20/M25/M40 family metallo-hydrolase, giving the protein MEIEALKDLIAGQESDMFAFLEELVNTESGIDQISGINQVGTIISQWCESIGMTTRTIPHDQAGDLLIAEYKTAENKDKKPIVLSGHMDTVFNADVTKNHHFRLLADKPGFAKGAGLMDMKGGLVIAMYVVKNLIEMGYQKYPLSLILIPDEETLHRYSDTRQEMIGELQDAALMLNFEPTPTFDEIVVGRQGGMMLNVTVEGIQGHSGMEVEIGRSAVVELAQKVVALETLTDISRKKLINCGIINGGVSANTIPGSAKGNFSLRFPNQTIKEEIIADIERVIAEPYIADTVTKFEIESGVDAMVYTDKVDQLADHYSATAYKMGYGPLAKVESQGASDASLASLVDIPVVDGLGIVGTGAHTLEEEADLTSLVPRVALSIQAILDL; this is encoded by the coding sequence TTGGAAATTGAAGCGTTAAAGGATTTAATTGCAGGGCAAGAAAGCGACATGTTCGCCTTTTTAGAAGAATTAGTGAATACGGAATCAGGGATTGATCAAATTTCTGGTATCAATCAAGTGGGGACGATTATCAGTCAATGGTGTGAAAGTATTGGCATGACCACCCGGACCATTCCCCATGACCAAGCAGGGGACTTGTTGATTGCTGAATATAAAACTGCCGAAAACAAGGACAAAAAGCCTATCGTCTTATCAGGTCATATGGATACCGTCTTTAATGCCGATGTGACCAAAAACCACCACTTCCGTTTGCTGGCTGATAAACCGGGTTTTGCTAAGGGTGCTGGCCTTATGGACATGAAGGGTGGCCTCGTCATCGCCATGTATGTGGTGAAAAACCTGATTGAAATGGGCTATCAAAAATACCCCCTAAGTCTAATTTTGATTCCGGATGAAGAAACCCTCCACCGATATTCAGATACCCGTCAGGAAATGATTGGGGAATTACAGGATGCAGCATTGATGCTGAACTTTGAACCCACACCAACCTTTGATGAAATTGTGGTCGGTCGCCAAGGTGGCATGATGCTGAACGTAACCGTCGAAGGTATCCAAGGTCATTCCGGTATGGAAGTTGAAATAGGCCGGTCAGCCGTTGTGGAATTAGCTCAGAAAGTCGTTGCCCTAGAAACCTTAACTGATATCTCGCGCAAGAAATTGATCAACTGTGGCATTATCAATGGGGGTGTTTCAGCCAATACCATTCCAGGTTCTGCCAAAGGAAACTTCTCACTTAGATTCCCAAACCAGACCATTAAAGAGGAAATTATCGCAGACATCGAACGCGTTATTGCTGAACCCTATATAGCAGATACAGTGACCAAATTTGAAATTGAATCGGGCGTAGATGCCATGGTTTACACCGATAAAGTCGATCAATTAGCAGACCATTACTCTGCCACGGCTTACAAAATGGGTTATGGTCCTCTAGCTAAGGTTGAAAGCCAAGGCGCATCCGACGCCTCTCTAGCATCCCTTGTAGACATTCCCGTTGTTGACGGCTTGGGCATTGTGGGGACAGGTGCCCACACCCTTGAGGAAGAAGCTGATTTGACCTCACTTGTACCAAGAGTCGCACTATCCATTCAAGCCATTTTAGATTTATAA
- a CDS encoding PTS transporter subunit EIIC, which translates to MAKTSNEARLAQAIYQHIGGPTNTSKVYNCMTRVRINIKDDQQVDMEALKQVDGVMGVVEDGDTLQVVVGPGTAAKVATVMADQGHVQQGRQVHENLDQDLTIGRSEAERITAENKNKQKEKNNTPFKQALKVIASIFVPLIPAFVGAGIIGGIASIIQNMLTAGALEPGMWDNIFLVLKILQNGLFAYLNIYIGINAARVFGATEGLGGVVAGVTYLTGMLPEAPLPNIFTGGDLAAGQGGVIGVIIAVYLLSLVEKGLRKVIPDAIDIIVTPTISLLVVGMMTIFLIMPIAGFVSTSLVGAINWVLQVGGAVAGFILGASFLPLVMFGLHQILTPIHIEMIAATGKTVLLPILAMAGAGQVGAAFALWLKCRQNKQLTNIIKGSLPVGILGIGEPLIYAVTLPLGRPFVTACLGGGIGGAVLGAIGGVGATAIGPSGVALIPLIADGQWPAYVMGLVAAYIGGFILTYFFGVPQTAQEASEITGSPSNTMEGLDNL; encoded by the coding sequence ATGGCTAAAACAAGTAATGAAGCACGATTAGCACAAGCAATTTACCAACATATTGGCGGACCAACTAACACGAGTAAAGTCTATAACTGTATGACTCGAGTCCGGATCAACATTAAAGATGACCAGCAAGTAGATATGGAAGCCTTGAAACAAGTAGATGGCGTCATGGGCGTTGTTGAAGATGGGGACACCTTACAAGTGGTTGTTGGTCCAGGGACGGCAGCCAAAGTAGCCACTGTCATGGCCGACCAAGGGCATGTCCAACAAGGGCGTCAAGTTCATGAAAATCTTGACCAAGATTTAACTATAGGTCGGTCTGAAGCTGAACGAATCACTGCAGAAAATAAAAATAAACAAAAAGAAAAGAACAATACACCTTTTAAACAAGCACTGAAAGTGATTGCGTCGATCTTTGTGCCTTTAATTCCAGCCTTCGTCGGAGCCGGTATTATTGGTGGTATCGCGTCAATTATTCAAAATATGCTGACGGCGGGTGCATTAGAGCCGGGTATGTGGGACAACATTTTTCTTGTCCTTAAAATCCTTCAAAACGGGTTATTTGCCTACTTAAACATCTACATTGGTATTAATGCTGCCCGGGTATTCGGTGCAACAGAAGGCCTTGGTGGGGTTGTCGCAGGGGTTACTTATTTAACTGGTATGTTACCTGAAGCGCCACTACCAAATATCTTTACAGGTGGTGACTTAGCGGCTGGTCAAGGTGGAGTCATCGGAGTTATTATCGCCGTTTACCTATTGTCACTAGTTGAGAAAGGCTTACGTAAAGTCATTCCGGATGCCATCGATATCATTGTGACCCCAACCATTTCCCTATTAGTTGTTGGGATGATGACCATCTTCTTGATTATGCCGATTGCAGGTTTCGTATCCACTTCACTTGTTGGTGCCATCAACTGGGTATTACAAGTAGGTGGCGCAGTCGCCGGCTTTATCCTTGGGGCGAGCTTCCTTCCGCTAGTAATGTTTGGCTTGCACCAAATCCTGACCCCTATCCATATTGAAATGATTGCGGCTACAGGTAAGACCGTACTACTACCAATCCTTGCTATGGCGGGTGCCGGTCAAGTAGGTGCCGCCTTCGCGCTTTGGTTAAAATGTCGCCAGAACAAGCAATTAACCAACATTATTAAAGGGTCTCTACCAGTAGGTATTCTAGGTATCGGTGAACCCTTGATATACGCCGTAACTCTGCCCTTAGGTCGTCCCTTTGTCACAGCCTGTCTAGGTGGTGGAATCGGGGGTGCTGTCCTTGGGGCAATCGGTGGCGTTGGTGCTACTGCCATTGGACCATCAGGTGTCGCCTTAATTCCATTGATTGCTGACGGACAATGGCCAGCATACGTGATGGGTCTTGTCGCAGCTTATATTGGTGGCTTCATCCTGACATACTTCTTCGGTGTGCCCCAAACTGCCCAAGAAGCCAGTGAAATTACTGGATCGCCATCAAATACCATGGAAGGCTTAGACAATTTATAG
- a CDS encoding DUF871 domain-containing protein — protein MYGFSVYLNEAIDRDHIDRMVAAGFTGIFTSIHIPEDDSTAYLDRMQDLGTIAKAYDLSLVVDISGTSLHKIGGSFEDIRPVIDLGVTGLRIDYGIGFETVARLSREIHIALNASTLTEQDLEQLHYYQADLNQITAWHNYYPRPETGLDMDTFKRHNHWLKSTGLRTMAFVPGDDKMRGPIYAGLPTVEAHRSMHPLAGTLDLITNGHIDDIYIGDPSISREVLFQFKEYIEKNRICLRVESARDAVAEQVEWILGDHTNRQDAAALVIRSQESRRQLRSNDPIKAVNTDARQFGAITVDNEGYGRYQGEVQICKVDLPQDEKVNVVGQVVQTDKSLIPYIGPGQTFRLLQK, from the coding sequence ATGTATGGTTTTTCCGTATATTTAAATGAAGCAATTGATCGTGATCACATCGACCGGATGGTTGCTGCTGGTTTTACTGGTATTTTTACATCAATCCATATTCCTGAAGATGATTCCACTGCCTATCTAGATCGGATGCAAGACCTTGGCACCATTGCAAAGGCTTATGACTTGTCGCTAGTCGTAGACATTTCAGGGACCAGTCTCCATAAAATTGGTGGGTCATTTGAAGATATCAGGCCGGTCATTGATCTAGGGGTTACAGGTTTGCGGATTGACTATGGTATTGGTTTTGAAACGGTGGCTCGTTTAAGTCGTGAAATTCATATCGCTTTAAATGCTAGCACACTGACTGAACAAGATTTAGAGCAACTCCATTATTATCAAGCAGACTTAAATCAAATAACCGCCTGGCATAACTACTATCCAAGGCCTGAAACTGGCTTAGACATGGACACCTTTAAACGCCACAACCATTGGCTGAAGTCGACGGGTCTTCGGACTATGGCTTTTGTCCCTGGTGATGACAAAATGAGGGGGCCAATCTACGCAGGCTTGCCGACGGTTGAAGCCCACCGAAGCATGCATCCTTTGGCGGGAACTCTAGATTTAATCACTAATGGCCATATTGACGACATTTATATAGGTGACCCATCAATTTCACGGGAAGTCCTTTTTCAATTTAAAGAATATATTGAAAAAAACCGGATTTGTTTAAGGGTGGAAAGTGCAAGGGACGCGGTTGCTGAACAAGTGGAATGGATTTTAGGTGACCATACTAATCGGCAAGATGCGGCAGCTCTAGTGATTAGAAGCCAAGAATCAAGACGACAATTAAGGTCAAATGACCCAATCAAAGCAGTGAATACTGATGCGCGACAATTTGGCGCTATCACTGTCGATAATGAAGGCTACGGACGCTACCAGGGTGAAGTACAAATTTGTAAGGTCGATTTACCGCAAGATGAGAAAGTCAATGTGGTTGGTCAGGTTGTTCAAACAGATAAAAGCTTAATCCCCTATATTGGGCCCGGACAAACATTTAGATTATTGCAGAAGTAA
- the murQ gene encoding N-acetylmuramic acid 6-phosphate etherase — protein sequence MSVEINQLTTEKRNPNTMHLDQMSVGQVLELMNKEDQQVPEVIAEALGQIEAAVETIIQSLKAGGRLIYFGAGTSGRLGVLDAAECVPTFGVSPDLVVGLIAGGDKAMVEAVEGAEDSLTLAEEDFKKLNLNANDTVVGIAASGRTPYVIGGLQYAQSIGAKTVSIACNKEAKISGYAQIPIEVDCGPEILTGSTRLKAGTAQKLILNMLSTVSMIGIGKVYQNLMVDVQATNEKLEERSKRIIMAATECSYEEAASYFEAANHKVKVAIVMILTNLDATEASLKINAANGFVNQVLK from the coding sequence ATGAGTGTAGAAATTAATCAGTTAACGACTGAGAAGCGCAATCCAAATACTATGCATTTGGACCAGATGTCAGTTGGTCAAGTACTTGAGCTGATGAATAAGGAAGACCAACAGGTGCCTGAAGTGATTGCTGAAGCACTTGGACAAATTGAAGCGGCGGTTGAAACGATTATTCAGTCGTTAAAAGCTGGCGGTCGATTAATTTACTTTGGGGCCGGAACGTCTGGTCGTTTAGGCGTCTTGGATGCAGCTGAGTGTGTACCGACCTTTGGGGTCTCACCAGACTTAGTGGTCGGCTTGATTGCTGGTGGTGACAAGGCCATGGTCGAAGCGGTTGAAGGCGCTGAAGATTCGCTGACTTTAGCGGAAGAAGATTTCAAGAAGTTGAACTTAAATGCCAATGATACTGTCGTTGGGATTGCTGCTTCTGGACGGACGCCTTATGTAATCGGTGGCTTGCAATACGCCCAAAGTATTGGGGCCAAAACAGTCTCAATTGCCTGCAACAAGGAGGCTAAAATTAGTGGTTATGCCCAGATTCCAATTGAAGTGGACTGTGGACCGGAAATCTTAACTGGATCAACCAGACTAAAAGCGGGGACAGCCCAAAAGTTGATTTTGAATATGTTATCGACGGTTTCGATGATAGGCATCGGGAAAGTCTATCAAAACTTGATGGTGGACGTGCAAGCAACGAATGAGAAATTAGAAGAACGCTCTAAACGGATTATTATGGCAGCAACTGAATGTTCATATGAAGAAGCAGCAAGCTATTTTGAAGCCGCTAATCATAAAGTTAAAGTAGCCATCGTGATGATTTTAACCAATTTAGATGCTACAGAAGCCAGTCTAAAAATTAATGCAGCCAATGGTTTTGTAAATCAAGTATTAAAATGA
- a CDS encoding universal stress protein: MYQEYSRILAPIDGSDESRLAFKKAVAVAKRNNATLIVAHIIDTSAFQTTNMYNEVIPEAVTTRAKVMLTDYEEEARKAGIERVETVIDYGSAKYQICHTLAPENKADLIMIGATGLNAVERLFIGSVSEYVIRNAPCDVLVVRTNLDNEQIAD, from the coding sequence ATGTATCAAGAATATTCACGTATATTAGCCCCAATTGATGGTTCGGACGAGTCTAGATTAGCGTTTAAAAAGGCTGTAGCTGTTGCTAAGCGTAACAATGCTACCCTAATTGTTGCCCATATTATTGACACCTCTGCCTTCCAAACAACAAATATGTATAATGAGGTCATTCCTGAGGCTGTTACAACACGTGCTAAAGTCATGTTAACTGATTATGAGGAAGAAGCGCGTAAAGCAGGGATTGAACGAGTGGAAACTGTGATTGATTATGGTTCTGCCAAGTACCAAATTTGCCATACTTTAGCGCCAGAAAACAAGGCAGATTTAATTATGATTGGTGCGACTGGTTTAAATGCTGTTGAACGTTTATTTATCGGGTCTGTTTCTGAATATGTGATTCGTAATGCCCCGTGTGATGTGTTAGTGGTTCGTACAAATTTAGACAATGAACAAATTGCTGACTAA
- a CDS encoding Spx/MgsR family RNA polymerase-binding regulatory protein, which produces MLKIYGLKQCSTTQKVKKHLEDQGLTFGEIIDIRDQPPVAKEIAWALDQVDGKYTKILNTSGGLYRELGLKDKLTDMSEESFLALLSEQGMLIKRPLIVGDQVATAGSKVDFLDQIWLSK; this is translated from the coding sequence GTGCTAAAAATATATGGCTTAAAACAATGTTCCACAACACAAAAGGTGAAAAAACACTTGGAAGACCAAGGGTTAACCTTTGGGGAAATCATCGACATCCGTGATCAACCACCCGTGGCTAAAGAAATTGCCTGGGCACTGGACCAAGTAGACGGTAAATATACAAAAATATTAAACACATCAGGCGGTTTGTACCGTGAATTAGGCTTAAAAGACAAGCTAACCGATATGTCAGAAGAGTCATTTTTAGCCTTACTGTCTGAACAGGGCATGTTAATTAAACGACCATTAATTGTAGGCGACCAAGTCGCTACAGCAGGGTCAAAAGTCGATTTTTTGGACCAGATCTGGTTAAGCAAATAA
- a CDS encoding MurR/RpiR family transcriptional regulator, translated as MARNVLQTINEMLKDLPKSEQKIGQLVLERPKDVIQMNATELAKEAKSSPAGVIRFCRSIGISGFTALKLALSAQTSQRGDLNYTDIDANEGLDTIKEKLATNASVVFADTNVSLLNQDIDQVTDWIMASPVVFLYGLGASNIVAQDFRQKFTRIGKQVMVTQDQHELVAAMAIAPKDSLYIGISNSGEKAEGTRVIKMAKELGLKTVSLTKAGANTLANLADIPLHTADTKEALLRSGATISLLAQLYAIDLLFFSYMTKNYDTHVQNLAISKEATNAIDSFYQD; from the coding sequence ATGGCAAGAAATGTCCTTCAAACAATCAACGAAATGCTGAAAGACTTACCCAAGTCTGAACAAAAGATTGGTCAACTTGTTTTAGAGCGGCCAAAAGATGTTATCCAGATGAACGCGACCGAACTCGCAAAAGAGGCCAAGTCAAGTCCAGCGGGGGTTATCCGTTTTTGCCGTTCGATTGGGATCAGTGGCTTTACCGCGTTAAAACTCGCTTTATCTGCACAAACAAGTCAAAGAGGCGATTTAAACTATACGGATATTGATGCAAACGAAGGTCTAGATACCATCAAAGAAAAGCTGGCAACCAACGCTAGTGTAGTCTTCGCCGATACCAATGTCAGTCTCTTAAACCAAGATATCGATCAAGTTACGGACTGGATTATGGCTAGTCCAGTGGTCTTTTTATATGGACTCGGTGCATCAAATATTGTAGCCCAAGACTTCCGGCAAAAATTTACCCGGATTGGTAAGCAAGTCATGGTGACCCAAGACCAACACGAACTAGTCGCAGCCATGGCCATTGCTCCAAAAGACTCACTATATATTGGGATTTCCAATTCAGGTGAAAAAGCTGAAGGAACCAGAGTCATAAAGATGGCCAAAGAACTTGGTTTAAAAACCGTTTCCTTAACTAAAGCGGGTGCCAATACTCTTGCTAATTTAGCCGATATTCCCTTACATACGGCCGATACCAAGGAGGCTTTGTTACGGAGTGGGGCAACCATTTCCTTGTTAGCCCAGCTTTATGCCATTGACCTGCTGTTCTTTTCTTATATGACGAAAAATTATGACACCCATGTTCAAAACTTAGCCATATCTAAAGAAGCAACCAACGCAATCGACAGCTTTTACCAAGATTAA